The sequence below is a genomic window from Melospiza georgiana isolate bMelGeo1 chromosome 6, bMelGeo1.pri, whole genome shotgun sequence.
CCAGGGTTTTCTAGCTTGTGTTTTGAGGGGAATGAGTCATAGGAAAGCTGGGACTCCTGGCCCCTGGTCGATTCCCATCAGTTCCTGAGTTCAACAACAGTCATGACTTCCAAACCAGATGGTCTCCCCTGAGAGATGCTGTTTGCTGTGTGAGTTCcgctgtgggagcagctgtaATTGCTGGGTGCATTTCAACCTGCGCACAGAGTGGGCACCATCTGGAATCAGCATGGCAGCAGAGGGGCAAGCAGAAAGTTTGCTTTGCAAAGGTGGTGGTGCAGCTTTCCAGAGCCTCCAAGTGCTGGGTCTTTCTTTAGCACTCTCAGCTGAGTTTCCaatcctctgctcctgcccagacTGCTGGCTTCATGGTCAGTTGATGCCTGCAATGcttcagcctggagctggctgcacttcagcagaagcagaggTATCAAAGGCTTTGATGCTCTCAGTATTGTTGAGACAAGGCTGAGCATCATTATTAAACCCTTTGTTGTTATTCTCATTCATACCAGTATTAATTCAGTTCTTCTGAGGCCTtagtttctcttttcttctgagTCAAGcgtctcctcttcctccccaaaGGCCGCTGCTTTCCTTGGGGCTAGCAGGAAGCAGTGAGTCTCTTCTTTCCAGGGCCATGACAGGTTTCCTGTGGCAGGTGGTTTTCTGGTTAGAGGCGGCGGTTATTCAGCGTGCTCTCCCCGGGGGCTGGGCGGCCCGGGAAGCGCCCGGAGCAGTGCGTGTGCACCAGCGGGAGCGAGAAAGCCTGGGCGGGAGCAAGCCACAGGCGCTTCTCGTAAGCCGGCCCGGGGAGCGCGCCTGGGGCTGCCGGCATCGCACCCACACCCGGCCTGGccagctgggggaggagggTTTGCCCAGGCGTGGCTCTGTGATGAATTTACCAGAAATATATCGTTCTGGAAATTCTGTGGGGCAGAGAGGCGAAGGACCACAACTCTCATGACTCTAGCTCATCCCTGTGGGTCCCATGCTGAGGAAGCCCCTGTGGTTTTGTCTCCTCAGGAGAGTGAAGACTTAGAGAGACAGAATGCTGCCCTGCGCAGGGAGATCAAGCAGCTGACAGAGGAAATGAAGCACTTCACCTCGATGCTGAGCTCCCATGAACCGTTCTGCTCCATCCTGACATCCCCTCCACCGCCTCCAGAAGTGCTTTATGCCACACACTCTTTTCACCAGCCCCACATCAGCTCCCCACGCTTCCAGCACTGAGCCAGCCAGGAGGACAGCAGCCTGCCAGCTCCACTGATGGCAAGAAGTAACTTTGTGGGGCTTGCTTTCCCATCCAAGGGAAGGAATTGGACAGACAGACCTTCCTTCTTAAAGTATGTATTCTGAGGGATTTGCCTAAGACTTGCTCCCTGTGCAGAAATGACAGAGCCACCACGAGGCATCTTTGGACAGTCTCCAGCTTGGATTCTGGGAGGAAGAGGCAGTCACAAAAGGGCACCATCCCCCTTCTCTGGTCCTTGTCTGGGGAGACTCACAGGAgtgtgcagctctggcagcctccaTAAGAGCAGCTGGCTGTGGCACACAACAGCCAGACCTccaggaagaggaaagggagCAGGGGTGGAGGGGAAGGTGGCGGGCCACAGAGTGTCAGGGCAAAACtggtttatttttgtaaaataaagaTTGAAAATGcttaactctttgtttctaaaaTAGGATTTGAGTTACTCCTAAGCCTGGTGTGATACAGTGAAGAcacaggcagcaggatgggATAACTTGGGGCCCAGAAAGCAGCCCTGTATGCAGAGGAGTCTAACCCAGGGCCAGCAATCAGAGCCCCACTTTTAGAAGGGGGGTTCATGCACGtaggctgggcaggcagaggggtGATGAGGTCCCTGGAGAGGATGGGTCCCTCTTTGCTGCGAGGCTCAACCTGGCTAAAGAGTGTGACATGCCATGTAGTACCACAGGTCTCTTCCCTGCTGACcctctcagctccctgctgctggtggctaTGCCTCCACATGCTCCCTGGCATGAGTGGAGGTGCACTGCCATGCTGTGTCAGCTTCCAGGTCTTGGTGGGCTGGTGGAGCCTTCAGTTTGGCCAGCGgcacagctgggaaggagcatcATGCTGTGGAGGGAGCTGGTGGTGTTTTTCTGGAGTGCACAGGAGAACACAGGATCTAGCAGAACTCTTGCTCCAAGGTACCCTGCTAAGGAATGTAGCTGCAGCCTACATTCTTTCCCCTTGCCCGACAGTTACAGCTCCACAAAAGGCTGCTGCCCTATCTCATGCATTGAAACAGATGAAACCTGAAAGGTCACACAGGAGTAGATTAGTACTCCTCAGTCTGATTTGTTGGAAGCACAGGCCAGTCCATACAGGCAGTCTCTGCACCTTAGCCCacaccaggcagcagctcactTATCAGCCCCACTCTGTACACAAGGCTGAACCACCTGCCAGTGGTTCTGCTGCTAACAGTGGCTCAGGACTACTGCCATCTTCAAGGAGCACCAGCTGCAATCTTTTCAGCATAGAGTACCACAAGTAGTGCTGCTTAGGAAGGCTTTTAAATGAGGGAAATAGACCAAATTTGTAGATCTCCTTCTTGCAGGCACAGAGAAGC
It includes:
- the BATF gene encoding basic leucine zipper transcriptional factor ATF-like; the encoded protein is MPHSSDSSDSSSFSQSPPPSKQDSSDDMRKVQRREKNRIAAQKSRLRQTQKADTLHLESEDLERQNAALRREIKQLTEEMKHFTSMLSSHEPFCSILTSPPPPPEVLYATHSFHQPHISSPRFQH